The following DNA comes from Synechocystis sp. PCC 7509.
GTGTCGCTAGCAAATCAACCTTTGCGTCACTATTCAAGCGCTCTACCGCAAGAGCAAAATATCGAAGACCTGCTGCAAACGATGCGCCAAAATGTACAAGCGCCAGTTGGTGCAGGACCAGGATTTATGAAATTGTCTCAGCAGGTGTATAATTGGTTGCTCAAACCACTGGAAACGGAGCTAGAAAACAGTGGAGTGAAAACATTAGTGTTTGTGCTAGATGGTGCTTTGCGCCAAGTGCCGATGGCAGCACTGCATGATGGAAGACAATACTTAATAGAAAAATATGCTGTAGCTCTTAGTCCTAGTTTGCAACTAATACAACCTAAGCCTTTGCTAGATAATCATCTGAAAGTGTTAGCGGCGGGAATTTCACAGAAAATCCCAGGTTTTAGTGCGCCTGCGCTACCAGAAGTGAAGGATGAGTTAGAGCAAATATCGCGAATATCAACAAGTGTAGTGTTGCTGAATCAACAATTTACACGCTACGCTCTGGCAAAAAAAATAAACGAAAGTCCATTTTCAGTAGTGCATCTAGCAAGTCACGGACAATTCAGTTCTAACCCTGAGCAAACATATATTCGTGCTTGGGATAATAGTATTAATGTCAATCAATTAAGAAGCTTGCTCCAAACTAGAGAAAGCAGACAATCTAGCGCAATAGAATTACTTGTCCTGAGTGCCTGCGATACAGCAAGTGGAGATCGACGTTCGGCATTGGGGCTGGCAGGAGTAGCGGTACGGGCAGGAGCGCGGAGTACGCTAGCTTCATTATGGCAGGTGAACGATAACTCGACTGCCGAACTAATGACAAACTTCTATCAAAAATTATCTCAATCTAGCAATGGGACAATTACTAAAGCCAAAGCGTTGCAAGATGCTCAACTAAATCTGTTGCACAGGTATAAAGCTCCTTATTACTGGGCATCATACGTTCTAGTAGGCAATTGGTTATAAACAACTTAGACTAGAGCAGCTTGCTATATACTATGCGTGACTGCTTCGACCAATAGGCGGCTTTGTCCTCTTGACCTAAAACCTGATACACTTCCGCCAGCCGATATGCTGCCATTGCCTGTGCTTCAGTATCTTTGTTAATTAGGGCAAGTTTGCTTGCCTGCTGGTAACTCGCTACAGCTTGGGGGAATAATTCAATTTGTGCATAAAGTTCACCAAGGAGGTAGTGAACTGCTGGTATTTGACTACCTTTTGCCGCTTCTAGTAATTGAGTAGCTTCGGCAATCAATCCTCTGCCAATATAAAGCTCTGCTAAAGCTAAAGTCTGTGCTTCAAGGGTCAAGTCTGCTTGAGTGATGCGCTCGGCAGCAGCCTGTACTAAAGTTGCTTGTTGGCGCTCAAGTAAACCAAAAGTCGCTTTGGTAGGTGGTCCACCGCTATCAGCTTCAACTGTCAGCAAATATCCTTCCTCTACAGGTTTGAGGGGTGGTTCACCAGGATAAACAATAGAAGTTGTGTTAACTTCACGAACCCAGTTTATACCAGTACCTCTGACACGCACAACATAGTTGTTTGCACCAGGAACAGCAGTCCAGCGCAATGTCGGCTTGTGACTGAGCAACCAAGTACGATGAGGATAGATAATGTAAGGAATACGGTTAAGAAAGGGGTCACGAGTAGGCGTAATTGGCTGGGTAGTTGTATGGACTGGTTGGGTTGGCAGGTGGCAGCCACTAGCAACACCTGAAGGGATGTTATCAGGTACTATCCACAAATTTTGGTTAGGGTCAGCACATTGCACTATTGCTCTAGCGCCGCGATTGGGTTGTAGTAAATCGCCCTGACACAATGCTGCACCAATTGCCGTTGATCGATAGTTCGACCAGTTTTGACGCTTCAGTTGTACCTGTCCGCGAATGCTAACTAATCGCCCTAAATGGACACAACTATTGCTAGCAGGTTTTGCTATTGCTTTTTTCTGGTTAACTATCATTACTGGTGTTGCGACAAGAAGTAAAACGAAACATATTACTGTGGGTAGGCGAGTATTCACTTATTGAGTTCCCCAAAACTTGCTTTCAATTTTTGTTGCGCCAGACGAGTCCAAATGTCTTCTTCAGGAGTTCTGGGCAGATAGGTATATGCTAGACAATCTTCCCAGTGTTGCAAAGCCTGTTGCTTTTCACCTCGACGTTCTAGAACTTGAGCTAGTAGGCAGTGGGCAGCAGAGCGCTCCTGTTCTAAAACAATTGCTTGTGTTAATTCAACCTGGGCTTCTTCTAAGCGACCTTGTTGTAGGCGCGCCCAACCACGATTCTTCAAAAAGCTGTACTTAATGCGTGGCTCTTGGTTTCGAGCTAAAGGTAGACCAACCTGCAACAAGGCAATAGCCGCATCAGATTTTCTTTGCAAAAGGTACAACCGTGCTTGATTGTTGTAAGCACCAAATAGACCTAACTCTATTGCCCTCTGGTATTGCACCTGCGCTTGCTGATAATTCTGTTGATCTTCGTAAACTGCACCAAGATTATAGTGTGCTTCTGCCGACCAAGGGTTGATATCCAGTACCCAATTATAAGCAATCTGAGCCTGCGGTAGTCTACCTGCTAAGTGACTCTTTGTGCCATACCAGTTACCTAGCCAAGATAAAGCATACCAAATACTAAATATTCCAACTGAGGCTAAAAGTGCTATTCCAGGTCGCAGGAATTTGATTAACTTAGATTTATATCTGCTTTCTTTACTATTAATAGTAGTTGGGAATAAAGTGTCTCTGCCTTGGGAGTGTTGAGGCTGGTCGCTTTGGGGTGGTTCGCTCTCCTGTTCGTTACTCAATTTCTCAATAGCTCCATCCAATAATATTACTGGAACAACCATTAGTGCTGAACTGGACGCACTACCATTAAGAGCCATTTGACTGCTAGGCTTAGTTTTTGAACTTTTTGGTCTTTGCGACCGTAACTGTTTGGCTTGCAGTCTTCTCAGGGTGCCTGCAACGTTCCGCTTGTCAACTCTTTGACCAATTGCTTGTGATAGTAAATGCCACAGTTGTTGAGCTTTGCCTCTAGAGACATAAGCATTCGTATATCTTTCTAACTTAATCTCTCCAAGCTTTTTCCCTAACAAACTTTGCTCAAGGATATACTTTTGTTCGCCTGACAAATGTTTATCCTTGAATTCATAAACTGCCCGATCCGCCGATGCTATCAGGCTGGAGATTTCGTAGTCACTCATTACTCCCTGTCAATTTGCCAATTTGCCTTTCAGTATATCTTGCTCTAAGCCAATCAAGGGAGCTTTTAGGCGCAACGTTAAACCTTTACAAATCTAAACTTTCTCGGCTATTTATATATCCAAATCGTTTCTAAGGTTAATTTCGTCGCTGTTTAAGTTCAGATATGAAACTAATGCGCTATTAAACTTATTCTAATAACTGTATTCCTGAGTTATATCCTAGAGCTAATGTCCAAACGTCCTACTGCTAGGCAGTTGCAGCTAATCATTATTGGAAATATATTTCTGAGCTTGTGAGGTTTTAACTTTAAGTAATTTTCTGAAGTACCAAGCTTTTTATCTTTAGACAATC
Coding sequences within:
- a CDS encoding tetratricopeptide repeat protein; its protein translation is MSDYEISSLIASADRAVYEFKDKHLSGEQKYILEQSLLGKKLGEIKLERYTNAYVSRGKAQQLWHLLSQAIGQRVDKRNVAGTLRRLQAKQLRSQRPKSSKTKPSSQMALNGSASSSALMVVPVILLDGAIEKLSNEQESEPPQSDQPQHSQGRDTLFPTTINSKESRYKSKLIKFLRPGIALLASVGIFSIWYALSWLGNWYGTKSHLAGRLPQAQIAYNWVLDINPWSAEAHYNLGAVYEDQQNYQQAQVQYQRAIELGLFGAYNNQARLYLLQRKSDAAIALLQVGLPLARNQEPRIKYSFLKNRGWARLQQGRLEEAQVELTQAIVLEQERSAAHCLLAQVLERRGEKQQALQHWEDCLAYTYLPRTPEEDIWTRLAQQKLKASFGELNK
- a CDS encoding tetratricopeptide repeat protein, whose protein sequence is MNTRLPTVICFVLLLVATPVMIVNQKKAIAKPASNSCVHLGRLVSIRGQVQLKRQNWSNYRSTAIGAALCQGDLLQPNRGARAIVQCADPNQNLWIVPDNIPSGVASGCHLPTQPVHTTTQPITPTRDPFLNRIPYIIYPHRTWLLSHKPTLRWTAVPGANNYVVRVRGTGINWVREVNTTSIVYPGEPPLKPVEEGYLLTVEADSGGPPTKATFGLLERQQATLVQAAAERITQADLTLEAQTLALAELYIGRGLIAEATQLLEAAKGSQIPAVHYLLGELYAQIELFPQAVASYQQASKLALINKDTEAQAMAAYRLAEVYQVLGQEDKAAYWSKQSRIVYSKLL